A portion of the Poecile atricapillus isolate bPoeAtr1 chromosome 7, bPoeAtr1.hap1, whole genome shotgun sequence genome contains these proteins:
- the PLPP6 gene encoding polyisoprenoid diphosphate/phosphate phosphohydrolase PLPP6 translates to MPSPRSSRERRAGSGGRLEFLSLSQRGPAAPDSPSRRREPGGGAAAPLPEEDCMKLNPSFVGIALSSLLAIDLWASKRLGVCAGEGSAWGSARPLMKVIEVSGHGIPWLLGTCYGLCQSDSSAAREVLLNLLFALLLDLVMVAVVKGLVKRPRPTHNKMDMFVTISVDKYSFPSGHATRAALVCRFILRHLVLAVPLRVLVVLWALIVSISRVMLGRHNMTDVLFGLLLGYALYGVVEHCWLSPATAPALFALWSH, encoded by the exons ATGCCGAGCCCCCGGAGCAGCCGCGAGCGACGCgccggcagcggcggccgccTGGAGTTCCTGTCGCTGAGCCAGCGCGGGCCCGCCGCCCCCGACAGCCCCTCCCGGCGCAGGGAgcccggcggcggcgcggccgcccCGCTGCCCGAGGAGGACTGCATGAAGCTCAACCCGTCCTTCGTGGGCATcgccctcagctccctgctcGCCATCGACCTCTGGGCCTCCAAGCGCCTGGGGGTGTGCGCCGGAGAGGgctcggcctggggcagcgcCCGGCCCCTGATGAAGGTGATCGAGGTGTCGGGCCACGGCATCCCCTGGCTGCTCGGCACCTGCTACGGGCTCTGCCAGAGTGACAGCTCGGCCGCCAGGGAGGTGCTGCTCAACCTGCTCTTCG CGCTGCTGCTGGACCTGGTGATGGTGGCGGTGGTGAAGGGGCTTGTCAAGCGGCCGCGGCCCACGCACAACAAGATGGACATGTTCGTCACCATCTCGGTGGACAAGTACTCCTTCCCCTCGGGCCACGCCACCAGGGCTGCTCTCGTCTGCCGCTTCATCCTGCGCCACCTGGTCCTGGCCGTCCCGCTGCGGGTGCTCGTGGTGCTCTGGGCTCTCATCGTCAGCATCTCCCGGGTCATGCTGGGCAGGCACAACATGACGGACGTGCTCTtcgggctgctgctgggctacGCGCTGTACGGCGTGGTGGAGCActgctggctgtccccagccactGCGCCCGCCCTCTTCGCGCTCTGGAGCCACTGA